A single window of Archangium gephyra DNA harbors:
- a CDS encoding S1 family peptidase: protein MTSRATERRTVRGLHPRPGPAAVLLLLVAGACGVPPAPSPRMERRAITGGVLEPGSPAVVAIVPVSPLCGEPDEASPLLCTGTLVAPRVVLTAAHCVESPDVSQVLSVVFSPEPSRALPSERVRVLEGRLHPAFNAVENDIGVLILAEDAPVAPVPLAEVSLPADVVGRTLRVVGFGLDDEGGRGSRRSGTARVTAVGAGTFSIEASPGMSCGGDSGGPLFLEAEGAERLVGVTSYGDPACTRGTNMRVDVQAAFLQAILDDVARAPPTRPLFDASVDACMARCQGHTDCPVGMACVTRTDGEKSCAVAGLEAGRFGADCTGADGDRLCVKAGGVCRSWLPCDEPVSEDEERGGGCAVSGRRGGSGMAFAALLALVGRAVRPLIRRRWRAR from the coding sequence GTGACTTCTCGCGCGACTGAGCGCCGGACGGTGCGCGGGCTCCATCCCAGGCCGGGGCCCGCCGCCGTGCTGCTCCTCCTGGTGGCGGGCGCGTGCGGCGTGCCTCCCGCGCCTTCGCCCCGGATGGAGCGGCGGGCCATCACCGGGGGAGTGCTCGAGCCGGGCTCTCCCGCCGTGGTGGCGATCGTCCCGGTGTCGCCGCTCTGTGGTGAGCCGGACGAGGCCTCCCCCCTCCTGTGCACGGGCACGCTGGTGGCCCCCCGGGTCGTCCTGACCGCGGCGCACTGCGTGGAGAGCCCCGACGTCTCCCAGGTGCTCTCGGTGGTGTTCTCGCCCGAGCCGTCGCGGGCGCTCCCCTCCGAGCGCGTGCGGGTCCTCGAGGGCCGGCTGCACCCCGCCTTCAACGCCGTGGAGAACGACATCGGTGTGCTGATCCTCGCCGAGGACGCGCCCGTCGCGCCGGTGCCGCTGGCGGAGGTGTCGCTGCCCGCGGACGTGGTGGGGCGGACCCTGCGGGTGGTGGGATTCGGACTCGATGACGAGGGCGGGAGGGGCAGCCGGCGCAGTGGCACGGCCCGGGTGACGGCGGTCGGGGCGGGAACCTTCTCCATCGAGGCCTCGCCTGGGATGTCGTGCGGCGGTGACAGCGGCGGTCCGTTGTTCCTGGAGGCCGAGGGGGCCGAGCGTCTCGTCGGTGTCACCTCGTATGGAGACCCCGCCTGCACGAGGGGCACCAACATGCGCGTCGATGTGCAGGCGGCCTTCCTTCAGGCCATTCTCGACGACGTGGCACGGGCACCGCCCACGCGGCCGTTGTTCGATGCCTCGGTGGACGCGTGCATGGCACGGTGTCAGGGCCACACCGATTGCCCGGTCGGCATGGCCTGTGTCACCCGGACCGATGGGGAGAAGAGCTGTGCGGTGGCGGGGCTCGAGGCCGGCCGCTTCGGCGCGGACTGCACCGGAGCCGATGGGGACCGGCTGTGCGTGAAGGCGGGCGGGGTGTGCCGGTCGTGGCTGCCCTGTGACGAGCCCGTATCCGAGGATGAGGAGCGCGGAGGCGGCTGCGCGGTCTCGGGGCGCCGCGGTGGCTCGGGGATGGCGTTCGCCGCGTTGCTCGCGCTCGTGGGAAGGGCTGTCCGCCCCCTGATACGCCGCCGCTGGCGCGCGAGATAG
- a CDS encoding toxin-antitoxin system YwqK family antitoxin, with the protein MGTALGCSKASNPCPDDARLHGRAPPEGTLQWCAKPDGRKHGRWAEWHPNGKLKTEGPYVDGKMEGRWVSYFDTGVKQLEGEYRGGLKQGVWTLYYEEGQKNREEVHSAGSQEVKWTAWRSDGKKWAEGTLLAQRAQGPYSEWHSNGVLAAQGHYANGEKAGEWKYWDLDGKPSVDAQGDFSRD; encoded by the coding sequence GTGGGCACGGCGCTCGGGTGTAGCAAGGCCTCCAATCCCTGCCCCGATGACGCGCGGCTGCATGGCCGCGCGCCACCGGAGGGGACGCTGCAGTGGTGCGCGAAGCCCGATGGCAGGAAGCACGGCCGTTGGGCGGAGTGGCACCCCAACGGGAAGCTCAAGACCGAGGGGCCCTACGTCGACGGCAAGATGGAGGGCCGGTGGGTGAGCTACTTCGACACCGGCGTGAAGCAGCTTGAGGGCGAGTACCGCGGCGGCCTCAAGCAGGGCGTGTGGACCCTCTACTACGAAGAGGGACAGAAGAACCGCGAGGAGGTCCACTCCGCCGGCTCGCAGGAGGTGAAGTGGACCGCGTGGCGCTCGGATGGGAAGAAGTGGGCCGAGGGCACACTGCTCGCGCAGCGTGCGCAGGGCCCCTACTCGGAGTGGCACTCGAATGGAGTGCTGGCCGCCCAGGGCCACTACGCCAATGGCGAGAAGGCCGGTGAGTGGAAGTACTGGGACCTCGACGGCAAACCCTCGGTCGATGCGCAGGGTGACTTCTCGCGCGACTGA
- the agmC gene encoding adventurous gliding motility protein AgmC produces the protein MSPSVSRHFIPGLAPGFPLGLLAVVLGLCPLAVHAEPDTFGLGNGQHGSLQVRNPGFVINASTPLTAGASAGATELSVADTSAFAAGELVLVLQMGDEQPYALLRAAVDELEARDSGAGRWELARVAEVGTGVLRLSAPLVNRFASVSQVVRVPEYTDVRIANAGTLRARAWDGRSGGVLALLVTGTIFNQGSLDVDGLGFRGGSAEADVALELYDCAAEDGTASVGGGARKGEGLAGLGDAIPRSGYGRLANGGGGGNCHDAGGGGGGHVGPGGQGGRSSQEAEEREVGGRGGSALRYTRSQERLLLGGGGGAGIEGTAGGVGGGIVFVRAREIEGPRPRGFITANGLGAPSASGLHGGGGGGGAGGTVHVRVAQKLGCTVLSANGGAGAFSDTSPGGGGGGGLLFLQAQGGVPADCSATVSAGGAGYSPVGTRGAEPVVAEDPLYAGRQDILDQAFAAPAVPGWVSPGAGEAGVSAKPRLEGRTAPGATVQVFLDGEPLGAPVVADDSGTFAVVPATELAEGPHEASAWAEQYGLRSARSAPLDFNVGGLALQVGCGCGVGSGSGAWGLGLAVLALVRRGARRGRGGSTRSP, from the coding sequence GTGTCGCCATCTGTCTCGCGTCACTTCATCCCCGGCCTCGCGCCGGGGTTTCCGCTCGGGCTGCTGGCCGTGGTGCTGGGGCTGTGTCCGCTGGCGGTCCACGCCGAGCCGGACACCTTCGGCCTGGGCAATGGGCAGCACGGCAGCCTGCAGGTGAGGAACCCGGGGTTCGTCATCAACGCCTCCACGCCGCTCACCGCCGGGGCCTCGGCGGGGGCCACCGAGCTGAGCGTGGCGGACACCTCGGCCTTCGCCGCGGGCGAGCTGGTGCTGGTGCTGCAGATGGGGGACGAGCAGCCCTACGCGCTGCTGCGCGCGGCGGTGGACGAGCTCGAGGCGCGGGACTCGGGCGCGGGCCGGTGGGAGCTGGCGCGCGTGGCGGAGGTGGGGACCGGGGTGCTGCGTCTGAGCGCGCCGCTGGTGAATCGCTTCGCCTCCGTCTCCCAGGTGGTGCGCGTGCCCGAGTACACGGACGTGCGCATCGCCAACGCGGGCACGCTGCGGGCACGGGCGTGGGATGGGCGCAGCGGCGGCGTGCTGGCGTTGCTGGTCACCGGCACCATCTTCAACCAGGGTTCGCTGGACGTGGACGGGTTGGGTTTCCGGGGCGGCTCGGCCGAGGCGGATGTGGCCTTGGAGCTCTACGACTGCGCGGCGGAGGACGGGACGGCTTCCGTGGGAGGCGGCGCGCGCAAGGGCGAGGGGCTCGCCGGCCTGGGCGATGCCATCCCCAGGAGTGGGTATGGCCGGCTCGCCAATGGAGGCGGGGGCGGCAACTGCCACGACGCGGGGGGTGGTGGTGGTGGCCACGTGGGCCCGGGCGGGCAGGGCGGCCGTTCCTCGCAGGAAGCGGAGGAGCGCGAGGTGGGCGGCCGGGGTGGCTCGGCGCTGCGCTACACGCGGAGCCAGGAGCGCCTGCTGCTCGGTGGCGGGGGTGGCGCGGGCATCGAGGGCACGGCGGGAGGCGTGGGCGGCGGCATCGTCTTCGTGCGCGCTCGTGAAATCGAGGGTCCCCGTCCTCGCGGCTTCATCACCGCCAACGGCCTGGGCGCGCCCTCGGCCAGTGGTCTGCACGGCGGCGGCGGAGGTGGAGGCGCGGGCGGCACGGTGCACGTGCGCGTCGCGCAGAAGCTCGGCTGCACCGTGCTCTCGGCCAACGGTGGGGCGGGCGCGTTCAGTGACACCTCTCCCGGGGGAGGTGGAGGTGGCGGGCTGCTGTTCCTCCAGGCCCAGGGCGGTGTGCCCGCGGACTGTTCCGCCACCGTGAGCGCGGGGGGCGCGGGTTACTCGCCCGTGGGCACCCGGGGCGCCGAGCCCGTCGTCGCGGAGGATCCGCTCTACGCGGGCCGCCAGGACATCCTCGACCAGGCCTTCGCCGCGCCCGCCGTGCCGGGCTGGGTGTCTCCCGGCGCCGGGGAGGCCGGAGTCTCCGCGAAGCCCCGTCTCGAGGGCAGGACGGCGCCCGGTGCCACCGTGCAGGTGTTCCTCGATGGTGAGCCGCTGGGGGCGCCCGTGGTGGCGGACGACTCCGGTACCTTCGCCGTCGTGCCCGCCACGGAGCTCGCCGAGGGGCCGCATGAGGCGTCCGCCTGGGCCGAGCAGTACGGCTTGCGGAGCGCGCGGTCGGCGCCGCTCGACTTCAACGTGGGCGGCCTCGCGCTGCAGGTGGGCTGTGGCTGTGGCGTGGGCTCGGGGAGCGGCGCGTGGGGGCTCGGGCTCGCCGTGCTCGCGCTGGTGCGGCGAGGCGCTCGCCGGGGGCGGGGCGGCTCAACCCGGTCTCCCTGA
- a CDS encoding Fe2+-dependent dioxygenase: MMLHIPNVLTAEQVARCREVFAQASWEDGRSTAGHQSAQAKKNLQLPENGPEARELGDLVLRGLERSPLFVSAVLPQRVFPPLFNRYDAGMTFGSHVDNAIRPITGTPMRLRTDVSATLFLSDPDTYDGGELVVEDTYGSHSVKLPAGDLIVYPASSLHHVTPITRGVRLASFFWVQSMIRDVSQRSLLFDLDMAIMQLNKEVPKSPSLVMLTGVYHNLLRQWAEP, encoded by the coding sequence ATGATGCTTCACATCCCCAACGTCCTCACCGCCGAGCAGGTGGCGCGCTGCCGCGAGGTCTTCGCCCAGGCCTCCTGGGAGGATGGCCGCAGCACCGCCGGCCACCAGTCCGCCCAGGCCAAGAAGAACCTCCAGCTGCCGGAGAACGGCCCCGAGGCCCGTGAGCTCGGGGACCTCGTCCTGCGGGGACTCGAGCGCAGCCCGCTGTTCGTCTCGGCCGTGCTGCCCCAGCGGGTCTTCCCGCCGCTCTTCAACCGCTACGACGCGGGCATGACCTTCGGCTCGCACGTGGACAACGCCATCCGCCCCATCACCGGCACGCCCATGCGTCTGCGCACCGACGTCTCCGCCACCCTCTTCCTGTCCGATCCGGACACCTATGACGGCGGCGAGCTCGTCGTGGAGGACACCTACGGCAGCCACTCGGTGAAGCTGCCCGCGGGGGACCTCATCGTCTACCCCGCCTCCAGCCTCCACCACGTCACCCCCATCACCCGGGGCGTCCGGCTCGCGTCCTTCTTCTGGGTCCAGAGCATGATCCGCGACGTCTCGCAGCGCTCGCTGCTCTTCGACCTCGACATGGCCATCATGCAGCTCAACAAGGAGGTGCCCAAGAGCCCCTCCCTCGTCATGTTGACGGGCGTCTACCACAACCTCCTCCGCCAATGGGCCGAGCCCTGA
- a CDS encoding energy transducer TonB: MILNFHIGMQDVAPTARQDARPPVGLFRMGEATSTGERERWAWALFAAGLVHAVVLIVGLTLPHSAPKAATLPEEPEVVFFSFPPPPAAASSATAATAPERVKRQARTRAPRVVPTLALKTPVPEPVEAPVETANPETVRDTPPDVEEPPAGEGSPGVQGVVAGIVGGALDGREGGLLGATGGSALELKQVARAPEVLAQVQPRYPRRAKADGIQGLVLVRIIIGTDGRVEPEHTRVIRSVPELDAAAISAVSQWRFSPALGHHGRPVRVIVEIPVQFSLK, from the coding sequence ATGATTCTCAATTTCCATATCGGGATGCAGGACGTGGCCCCCACGGCCCGGCAGGACGCACGGCCCCCCGTGGGCCTGTTCCGCATGGGCGAGGCCACCTCGACGGGTGAGCGGGAGCGCTGGGCCTGGGCGCTGTTCGCCGCCGGGCTCGTGCACGCCGTGGTGCTGATCGTCGGGCTCACCCTGCCGCACAGCGCCCCGAAGGCCGCCACGCTCCCCGAGGAGCCGGAGGTGGTGTTCTTCTCCTTCCCGCCTCCGCCCGCCGCGGCCTCCAGCGCCACGGCCGCCACGGCGCCCGAGCGGGTGAAGCGCCAGGCGCGGACGCGCGCGCCCCGGGTCGTCCCGACGCTCGCGCTGAAGACGCCGGTCCCCGAGCCCGTGGAGGCGCCGGTCGAGACGGCGAACCCCGAGACGGTGCGGGACACGCCGCCGGACGTCGAGGAGCCGCCCGCGGGTGAGGGCAGCCCGGGAGTGCAGGGCGTCGTCGCGGGAATCGTGGGCGGCGCGCTGGATGGACGTGAGGGCGGGCTGCTGGGCGCCACGGGCGGCTCGGCGCTCGAGTTGAAGCAGGTGGCGCGCGCTCCGGAAGTGCTCGCGCAGGTCCAGCCGCGCTACCCCCGGCGGGCCAAGGCCGATGGAATCCAGGGGCTCGTGCTGGTGCGCATCATCATCGGCACGGATGGGCGCGTGGAGCCCGAGCACACGCGCGTCATCCGCTCGGTCCCCGAGCTCGACGCGGCGGCCATCTCCGCCGTCAGCCAGTGGCGCTTCTCGCCGGCACTCGGCCACCACGGCCGGCCGGTGCGCGTCATCGTCGAGATTCCCGTCCAGTTCTCCCTGAAGTGA
- a CDS encoding PepSY-associated TM helix domain-containing protein yields the protein MSSITFRKIIFWPHLVSGVIAGIVIGIMSLTGAAIAFESELVDWADSANRRVQVPSADAPRLSVDELLARVKEARPKAQPSGVTVYPEPDSAVLVLTGRAEGVYVNPYTGEVREQGAKGWRSFFHLMEEWHRWLGAQGDNRPVGKAITGVSNAAFLFLAISGLYLWWPRKWTMKTVRPVLWFRGGLKGKARDFNWHNTIGFWALPVLIVLTATGMVISYKWASDLVFKLAGTEPPVAQGPAASAPVKVPTPPEGAKPIGLEPLFAEARKQVPAWETITVRLGGGQRPNPGPQAQGPQAQGPQGQAPRGEGPGPRAQGPQAQGPGPQGPQAVTLAIREQGGWPLFAAAQVSFDPFTGQVLRRETFADYNTGRKARTWMRFLHTGEALGWVGQLLAAIASLGGVLLVWTGFALSWRRFFPSRRPSATAQPETATAEPETAA from the coding sequence ATGAGCAGCATCACCTTTCGCAAGATCATCTTCTGGCCCCATCTGGTGTCCGGAGTCATCGCCGGAATCGTCATCGGCATCATGTCGCTCACCGGAGCGGCGATCGCCTTCGAGTCCGAGCTCGTCGACTGGGCCGACAGCGCCAACCGGCGCGTGCAGGTGCCCTCCGCGGACGCGCCGCGCCTGTCCGTCGACGAGCTGCTGGCCCGCGTGAAGGAGGCCCGTCCGAAGGCGCAGCCCTCGGGCGTGACGGTGTATCCCGAGCCGGACTCTGCCGTGCTGGTGCTCACCGGCCGCGCCGAGGGCGTGTATGTGAATCCGTACACGGGCGAGGTGCGTGAGCAGGGCGCGAAGGGCTGGCGCTCGTTCTTCCACCTCATGGAGGAGTGGCACCGGTGGCTCGGCGCGCAGGGTGACAACCGCCCCGTGGGCAAGGCCATCACCGGCGTGTCCAACGCCGCCTTCCTGTTCCTGGCGATCTCCGGCCTGTACCTGTGGTGGCCGCGCAAGTGGACGATGAAGACGGTGCGGCCCGTGCTCTGGTTCCGGGGCGGGCTGAAGGGCAAGGCGCGCGACTTCAACTGGCACAACACCATCGGCTTCTGGGCCCTGCCCGTGCTCATCGTCCTGACGGCGACGGGCATGGTCATCTCCTACAAGTGGGCCTCGGACCTCGTCTTCAAGCTCGCGGGCACCGAGCCGCCCGTCGCCCAGGGCCCGGCCGCCTCGGCCCCGGTGAAGGTGCCCACCCCGCCGGAGGGCGCGAAGCCGATCGGCCTCGAGCCCCTCTTCGCCGAGGCGCGCAAGCAGGTGCCCGCCTGGGAGACCATCACGGTGCGCCTGGGCGGTGGACAGCGCCCGAACCCGGGCCCGCAGGCGCAGGGTCCCCAGGCGCAGGGCCCCCAGGGTCAGGCTCCGCGGGGCGAGGGCCCCGGTCCCCGGGCGCAGGGTCCCCAGGCTCAAGGGCCCGGTCCGCAGGGTCCGCAGGCCGTCACGCTCGCCATCCGCGAGCAGGGGGGCTGGCCGCTCTTCGCCGCCGCCCAGGTGTCGTTCGATCCCTTCACCGGACAGGTGCTGCGCCGCGAGACCTTCGCGGACTACAACACCGGCCGGAAGGCCCGCACGTGGATGCGCTTCCTGCACACGGGCGAGGCCCTCGGGTGGGTGGGCCAGCTGCTGGCCGCCATCGCCTCGCTGGGGGGAGTGCTGCTCGTGTGGACCGGCTTCGCCCTGTCCTGGCGGCGCTTCTTCCCGAGCCGCCGCCCCAGCGCCACCGCGCAACCCGAGACGGCAACGGCGGAGCCCGAGACGGCGGCCTGA
- a CDS encoding TonB-dependent receptor encodes MSSTKNNRTGIRSTKGTAGGVRGALWPLGQAAVGLASALAAGGALAQETTPPADAPRTEQTAPAPEQKQEGAQETFVLPTVQVQEAAEPESYHAPESSLRRLPAPLVNTPQSVTVVSREVLQEQQATSVRDALRNVSGITIAAGEGGRQGDSFNLRGFSAQTDTFRDGVRDLGWFTRDTFNLQGVEVYFGPSSVLFGRGSTGGALNLVTKKPGRRSFRNVSLSGGTAPMGRVEADINEAINDRVQVRLNALGQLSGVAGRDNVSENRAGIAPSLRIALGESTALELDYLYQHEDSTPDYGHPYFNGAPVSTSLGVPRSAFYGVKGLDTERVNAHIGTAQLQHRFSDKVQLTNSLRLGGVDRYALPTAPRGLTPTTGSPTTIGRQRFETDTDNTYLANQLNLRGDLETGFLKHQANAGLELTWETREQSRNNLNAVGLPTGPNITADLFDPNPTPDLSAVNPIFNNSNLSRQWTVGAYAADQISLGRYVDVLGSVRFDVFDTKYTAVDAARTSTVLRRQDNLFNWRVGMIAHPLEKTSVYATYGTSANPSAEVGTLTTGTVNLEPERNATIEFGAKADLFEDRLGLNAAVFRVDKTNARVPNSDPAGPPTILEGAQRVQGFSVGVTGSITSTWRVIANYTQLDSEIRKHSNAYLVGQPLPSTPPRSLSLWTTVTPLQQLTIGAGAVYQDVTTANNPASESVAFVKVPNFWRFDAFASYALFNRVDLQLNLNNISDELYYEQYYSAQAVPAEGRSANLTARVRF; translated from the coding sequence ATGTCTTCCACGAAGAACAACAGGACGGGCATCCGCTCGACGAAGGGCACCGCGGGAGGCGTGCGCGGCGCGCTGTGGCCGCTGGGACAGGCGGCGGTGGGCCTGGCGTCGGCCCTGGCCGCGGGCGGAGCGCTCGCCCAGGAGACGACGCCTCCGGCGGACGCACCGCGCACGGAGCAGACGGCCCCGGCCCCCGAGCAGAAGCAGGAGGGCGCCCAGGAGACGTTCGTGCTGCCCACGGTGCAGGTGCAGGAGGCGGCGGAGCCGGAGAGCTACCACGCCCCGGAGAGCAGCCTCAGGCGGCTGCCGGCGCCGCTGGTGAATACGCCGCAGTCCGTCACCGTGGTCTCCCGCGAGGTCCTCCAGGAGCAGCAGGCGACGTCGGTGCGCGATGCGCTGCGCAACGTGTCCGGCATCACCATCGCCGCGGGCGAGGGCGGCCGCCAGGGTGACTCCTTCAACCTGCGGGGCTTCTCGGCGCAGACGGACACGTTCCGCGACGGCGTGCGTGACCTGGGCTGGTTCACGCGCGACACCTTCAACCTCCAGGGCGTCGAGGTCTACTTCGGTCCGTCCTCCGTGCTCTTCGGCCGCGGCTCGACGGGCGGCGCGCTCAACCTCGTCACGAAGAAGCCGGGCCGGCGCTCCTTCCGCAACGTGAGCCTGTCGGGCGGCACCGCGCCCATGGGCCGTGTCGAGGCCGACATCAACGAGGCCATCAACGACCGCGTCCAGGTGCGCCTCAACGCGCTGGGCCAGCTCTCCGGCGTGGCGGGCCGTGACAACGTCTCGGAGAACCGCGCGGGCATCGCCCCCTCGTTGCGCATCGCGCTGGGCGAGAGCACCGCGCTCGAGCTCGACTACCTCTACCAGCACGAGGACAGCACCCCGGACTACGGCCACCCGTACTTCAACGGGGCCCCCGTCTCGACGAGCCTCGGCGTCCCGCGCTCGGCCTTCTACGGCGTGAAGGGCCTGGACACCGAGCGTGTGAATGCCCACATCGGTACCGCGCAGCTCCAGCACCGGTTCAGCGACAAGGTCCAGCTCACCAACTCGCTGCGCCTCGGCGGGGTGGACCGCTACGCCCTGCCCACGGCGCCCCGCGGGCTCACGCCCACCACCGGCAGCCCGACGACGATCGGCCGCCAGCGCTTCGAGACCGACACGGACAACACCTACCTCGCCAACCAGCTCAACCTGCGCGGCGATCTCGAGACGGGCTTCCTCAAGCACCAGGCGAACGCCGGGCTCGAGCTGACCTGGGAGACGCGGGAGCAGAGCCGCAACAACCTGAACGCGGTGGGGCTGCCCACCGGGCCCAACATCACCGCCGATCTGTTCGACCCGAATCCCACGCCGGACCTGTCGGCCGTCAACCCCATCTTCAACAACTCCAACCTGAGCCGGCAGTGGACGGTGGGCGCCTACGCGGCGGATCAGATCTCCCTCGGCCGCTACGTGGATGTGCTCGGCTCCGTGCGCTTCGATGTCTTCGACACGAAGTACACGGCGGTGGACGCCGCGCGCACCAGCACCGTGCTGCGGCGCCAGGACAACCTCTTCAACTGGCGCGTGGGAATGATCGCCCACCCGCTGGAGAAGACGAGCGTCTACGCGACGTACGGCACGTCCGCCAACCCGTCGGCCGAGGTGGGCACCCTCACCACCGGGACGGTGAACCTGGAGCCGGAGCGCAACGCCACCATCGAGTTCGGCGCCAAGGCGGACCTGTTCGAGGATCGGCTGGGCCTGAACGCGGCGGTCTTCCGCGTGGACAAGACGAACGCGCGCGTGCCGAACAGCGACCCCGCCGGTCCCCCGACGATCCTCGAGGGCGCCCAGCGCGTGCAGGGCTTCAGCGTCGGCGTGACGGGCAGCATCACCAGCACCTGGAGGGTGATCGCCAACTACACCCAGCTGGACTCGGAGATCCGCAAGCACAGCAACGCGTATCTCGTGGGCCAGCCGCTGCCGAGCACGCCTCCGCGCAGCCTCTCGCTGTGGACGACCGTCACCCCGCTGCAGCAGCTCACGATTGGCGCTGGCGCCGTGTACCAGGACGTGACGACGGCCAACAATCCGGCGTCGGAGAGCGTGGCTTTCGTCAAGGTGCCCAACTTCTGGCGCTTCGATGCCTTCGCCAGCTACGCGCTGTTCAACCGGGTCGATCTCCAGCTCAACCTGAACAACATCAGCGATGAGCTGTACTACGAGCAGTACTACTCCGCGCAGGCGGTTCCCGCCGAGGGCCGCTCGGCCAACCTGACGGCCCGGGTGCGCTTCTAA
- a CDS encoding ABC transporter ATP-binding protein, giving the protein MATVSLEGVRKEYRGGVVGAKDVTLEIADGEFVSLVGPSGCGKSTTLNLIAGLEEISGGVLRIDGVAVNNMSPRERDIAMVFQSYALYPHMDVRGNMAFPLKVSGADQATIDQRVNETAALLGLEKLLTRRPKELSGGQRQRVALGRALVRRPKVFLFDEPLSNLDAALRTQMRGEIKKLHERLKATFIYVTHDQAEAMTLSDRVVVMSQGEVQQVAPPRELYDAPANLFVAAFFGSPRINLVKPETLGMREDGVTLGLRPEHLEVGTGAAPQGALSGTVYLVEPMGSESWVTVDVAGERLIARAREDFSAPTGSTVWLRYDAQRLHRFDTASGRRR; this is encoded by the coding sequence GTGGCAACGGTCTCACTGGAAGGCGTTCGCAAGGAGTACCGGGGCGGGGTGGTGGGGGCGAAGGACGTGACGCTGGAAATCGCCGATGGCGAGTTCGTCTCGCTGGTGGGCCCGTCCGGGTGCGGCAAGTCGACGACGCTCAACCTCATCGCCGGCCTGGAGGAGATCTCCGGCGGTGTGCTGCGCATCGACGGCGTGGCGGTCAACAACATGTCTCCGCGCGAGCGGGACATCGCCATGGTCTTCCAGAGCTACGCGCTGTACCCGCACATGGACGTGCGCGGAAACATGGCCTTCCCCCTGAAGGTCTCGGGCGCGGACCAGGCGACCATTGATCAGCGTGTGAATGAGACGGCGGCGCTGCTCGGGCTGGAGAAGCTGCTGACGCGCCGGCCGAAGGAGCTCAGTGGTGGCCAGCGGCAGCGCGTGGCCTTGGGGCGCGCGCTGGTGCGGCGGCCCAAGGTGTTCCTGTTCGACGAGCCCCTGTCCAACCTGGACGCCGCGCTGCGCACGCAGATGCGCGGGGAGATCAAGAAGCTGCACGAGCGCCTCAAGGCGACGTTCATCTACGTCACGCATGACCAGGCCGAGGCGATGACGCTCTCGGACCGGGTGGTGGTGATGAGCCAGGGCGAGGTGCAGCAGGTGGCGCCGCCGCGCGAGCTCTACGACGCCCCGGCGAACCTGTTCGTGGCGGCCTTCTTCGGCTCGCCGCGCATCAACCTGGTGAAGCCGGAGACGCTGGGGATGCGCGAGGACGGCGTGACGCTGGGACTGCGGCCCGAGCACCTCGAGGTGGGCACCGGCGCGGCGCCCCAGGGCGCACTGAGCGGCACGGTGTACCTGGTGGAGCCGATGGGCTCGGAGAGCTGGGTGACGGTGGACGTGGCCGGCGAGCGCCTCATCGCCAGGGCCCGCGAGGACTTCTCGGCCCCCACGGGCTCGACGGTGTGGCTGCGCTACGACGCGCAGCGGCTGCACCGGTTCGACACGGCGAGCGGGCGCAGGCGCTGA